In Quercus robur chromosome 11, dhQueRobu3.1, whole genome shotgun sequence, the following proteins share a genomic window:
- the LOC126706724 gene encoding uncharacterized protein LOC126706724 translates to MKNTKKEEKQWLSCTHGKTSCSSTSRDTVTCDKLIFPSAIMRILCHFSFSYLESTHFSPMCAIDTTTVRRSEAQLRSKWPRIEMATPPTSSAPSSSTPSSAGGVTFEVVMAQLQRMDARLDTLSDELCQVNTCVGHIAQWQARLGGFVESPSPSLEASKDEDDDGDSNDDDDDKYKDASFSGDYTMTT, encoded by the exons ATGAAGAATACCAAGAAGGAGGAGAAACAATGGCTAAGTTGCACACATGGCAAGACCTCATGCTCTTCAACTTCAAG GGATACGGTGacctgtgataagctcattttcccttcggCTATCATGCGGATTCTCTGCCATTTTTCTTTCTCCTATCTTGAGTCTACACACTTCTCCCCTATGTGTGCCATAGACACTACTACTGTCAGACGGagcgaggcccagcttcgaTCGAAGTGGCCAAGAATAGAGATGGCAACTCCTCCAACTTCTTCTGCTCCTTCTTCATCCACTCCTTCATCGGCGGGTGGTGTGACCTTTGAGGTGGTCATGGCACAGCTTCAGCgtatggatgctcgccttgacacacttagtgatgagttgtgtcaagtGAACACCTGTGTTGGCCATATTGCTCAATGGCAGGCTCGCCTTGGTGGATTTGTAgagtctccctctccttctctagAGGCATCTAAGGATGAGGACGATGATGGTGACTCCaacgacgatgatgatgataagtATAAGGATGCTAGCTTTTCCGGTGACTACACGATGACTACTTAA